Proteins encoded in a region of the Mariprofundus ferrinatatus genome:
- a CDS encoding cell division protein FtsX yields MKKNSANELIPEKVNPRLPGGFHLPPFGIHQTLAVIIVCIALWAVGAIWLGVQAASQWVGGWQDDIHVHVYLDNSKSAQEEELASALESIPQVSSVRRISQAEAARWMQEWLDSAGLSQKELAERLPITFELSINDEKAEFLFTDIRDAAMRYGGEVNESEVSMAKAHEWISRAEYLALFASLILALAMALIISNTLRMMLLARADEIHLMRLMGAKEWFVRMPFILEGMLLGGVAGIAAWLMLWPLILGGEEWLGMLQVDLNAWVLLPPLLLGGALVGAFGAVVATARVVSTEHSG; encoded by the coding sequence GTGAAAAAAAACAGTGCAAACGAACTGATTCCCGAGAAGGTGAATCCGAGGCTTCCGGGCGGATTTCATCTGCCTCCATTTGGAATTCACCAGACACTTGCGGTGATCATTGTCTGTATTGCCCTCTGGGCGGTAGGGGCAATATGGCTGGGCGTACAGGCGGCGAGCCAGTGGGTAGGCGGCTGGCAGGATGATATCCATGTTCATGTTTATCTCGACAACTCCAAATCGGCTCAGGAGGAGGAGCTGGCTAGCGCCCTTGAATCAATCCCACAGGTCTCCTCTGTGCGCAGGATATCTCAGGCTGAGGCGGCTCGCTGGATGCAGGAGTGGCTGGATAGCGCCGGTCTGAGTCAAAAGGAGTTGGCCGAGCGTTTGCCGATCACATTTGAACTCTCTATCAATGATGAGAAGGCGGAGTTTCTCTTCACAGATATTCGCGATGCAGCCATGCGGTATGGTGGCGAGGTGAATGAGAGCGAAGTCAGCATGGCAAAGGCACACGAGTGGATTTCCCGGGCGGAATACCTTGCCTTGTTCGCCTCGCTGATTCTGGCACTGGCCATGGCCCTGATTATCTCGAATACCCTGCGTATGATGCTGTTGGCCCGTGCTGACGAGATCCATCTGATGCGTCTGATGGGGGCCAAGGAGTGGTTTGTGCGTATGCCTTTCATTCTTGAGGGAATGCTCCTTGGCGGAGTGGCAGGCATTGCTGCATGGCTTATGCTCTGGCCGTTGATTCTTGGGGGAGAGGAGTGGCTCGGGATGCTTCAGGTTGATCTCAACGCCTGGGTTCTGTTGCCGCCTCTGCTGCTTGGGGGGGCTTTAGTTGGTGCTTTCGGCGCAGTTGTTGCGACTGCACGTGTGGTTTCCACCGAACACTCTGGTTGA
- a CDS encoding cytochrome C assembly family protein, which translates to MTSSILFFAAALITLVGAFMLWRDAKQPHDRKSSTISSTIASLMAVAIGANVWAIHLLESVTTEGINFTLATSTAVFTLIVQVVYTFGILRHGIQGLGLFLLPLTAIPLLLTPILPEAHAPNWVRTSSLLETGHLLIALTSYAVLTLAAIHALMQILLDRALKKKRSFGLIQALPSLVEIERHMIAQVKIATGMIAISILTGLLWQWTEYQHFALLNHKVLLAVFTLIVLIMLLIKRSQASWPTRIASRAVLTAYVLFILAYFGVKLINTWIN; encoded by the coding sequence ATGACGTCATCGATTCTGTTTTTTGCAGCCGCCCTGATCACACTGGTCGGTGCATTCATGCTCTGGCGCGATGCAAAACAGCCCCATGACAGAAAAAGCAGCACGATTTCCAGCACCATCGCAAGCCTTATGGCAGTTGCGATCGGTGCAAATGTTTGGGCCATCCACCTGCTGGAATCGGTTACTACTGAAGGCATCAACTTTACGCTTGCCACCAGTACGGCGGTATTTACACTGATTGTGCAGGTGGTTTATACATTTGGAATTCTCCGCCACGGTATTCAGGGGCTAGGCCTTTTCCTGCTGCCGCTGACTGCCATTCCGCTACTGCTGACCCCGATTCTTCCGGAAGCGCATGCGCCGAACTGGGTGCGCACCTCATCGCTGCTGGAGACCGGACATCTGCTGATTGCGCTTACCTCCTATGCAGTACTGACACTGGCGGCGATTCATGCATTGATGCAGATTCTTCTCGATCGGGCACTGAAGAAAAAACGCTCCTTCGGCCTGATACAGGCGCTCCCCTCCCTGGTTGAGATCGAGCGTCATATGATCGCGCAGGTTAAAATTGCCACCGGCATGATTGCGATCAGTATCCTTACCGGACTGCTCTGGCAGTGGACAGAGTACCAGCATTTTGCACTACTCAATCACAAGGTTCTGCTGGCAGTATTCACCCTGATAGTACTCATTATGCTATTGATTAAGCGCAGCCAGGCGAGCTGGCCGACCAGAATTGCCAGTCGGGCAGTTCTGACGGCCTATGTGCTGTTCATTCTTGCCTACTTTGGCGTCAAATTGATTAACACCTGGATAAACTGA
- the ispD gene encoding 2-C-methyl-D-erythritol 4-phosphate cytidylyltransferase, with the protein MKVGLLLLAAGSGSRFGGPVPKQYVEVQGKPLFLYTLEHLAADSRIKVVQPVISEGDIRFEQMIKGQHYPFDLRKPVSGGAERSISMQRGLNAMPDDVELVAVHDAARPLPSPELLADVLDVAERFGAAVPGLPLTDTVKRVDAEGKVIETPDRNFLRAVQTPQVARKAWFEKALELEEGRLHLHTDDASLLEAAGFEVHVSRGDIKNRKITTQEDLGWLESQLLARGL; encoded by the coding sequence ATGAAAGTTGGCCTCTTATTACTCGCTGCCGGTAGTGGTAGCAGATTCGGTGGTCCGGTGCCCAAGCAGTATGTCGAGGTGCAGGGAAAGCCGCTGTTTCTCTATACGCTGGAGCATCTGGCAGCCGATTCACGTATCAAGGTTGTGCAGCCGGTTATCTCGGAAGGAGATATCCGTTTTGAGCAAATGATCAAGGGGCAACACTATCCGTTTGATTTGAGAAAACCTGTAAGCGGTGGGGCAGAGCGTTCGATCTCCATGCAGCGCGGGTTAAATGCGATGCCGGATGATGTGGAGCTGGTGGCGGTTCACGATGCGGCAAGACCCTTGCCCAGCCCTGAACTGCTGGCCGATGTGCTGGATGTGGCCGAGCGCTTTGGCGCGGCTGTGCCGGGATTACCTCTGACCGATACGGTGAAACGGGTGGATGCAGAAGGGAAAGTGATAGAGACACCCGACCGCAATTTCCTCAGAGCGGTGCAGACGCCGCAGGTAGCCCGAAAAGCGTGGTTTGAAAAAGCACTGGAACTTGAGGAGGGGCGGTTGCATCTGCACACCGATGACGCCTCACTGCTGGAGGCGGCCGGCTTTGAGGTCCATGTCAGCCGGGGCGATATAAAGAACAGGAAAATCACTACTCAGGAAGATCTCGGGTGGCTGGAGTCGCAGTTATTGGCAAGGGGGCTATAA
- a CDS encoding cation diffusion facilitator family transporter has product MSNGSTRAVLTAVAGNSMVTVAKFIGFALSGSSALLAEAVHSLADTANQALLYLGLRRSQREADTSHHFGYGQERYFWNLVSAVTIFFLGCVYTVMHAVEQLQDEHTPELTWIPFLIIGFAFIVEGYSFFVALVEFRRQSREAGKTFRTYFVETRDPTTLAVLIEDAVAVFGLILALAGMALAAYTGSAIFDGVAAICIGLLMGGLAWFLAATNRKYLLNRSDDEVNNVAIRLWQADDKVQHIERVNSIVLSPDDTLLMAEIELREEAIFSNMSDEEIRQAIRFMRKLGEIRHALEEDVSRIAPVTRHIFIEFTTPKDKPDNE; this is encoded by the coding sequence ATGTCGAACGGTTCAACAAGGGCGGTGTTAACGGCCGTTGCCGGTAATAGCATGGTAACCGTTGCCAAGTTTATCGGTTTTGCACTGTCCGGCTCCAGCGCGCTACTGGCCGAAGCGGTGCATTCGCTGGCGGATACTGCCAATCAGGCGCTGCTCTATCTCGGTCTTCGGCGCTCTCAGCGTGAGGCCGACACAAGCCATCACTTTGGCTACGGGCAGGAACGCTATTTCTGGAACCTGGTCTCCGCCGTTACCATCTTCTTCCTTGGCTGCGTTTACACGGTTATGCATGCGGTTGAGCAGTTGCAGGACGAGCATACTCCTGAACTGACATGGATTCCGTTTCTGATTATCGGTTTTGCCTTTATCGTCGAGGGCTACTCTTTCTTCGTAGCCCTCGTTGAATTCCGTCGTCAGAGCAGGGAGGCCGGGAAAACATTCCGGACATATTTTGTGGAAACGCGTGATCCGACGACGCTGGCTGTGCTGATTGAGGATGCGGTGGCTGTGTTTGGCCTGATTCTGGCACTGGCCGGTATGGCGCTGGCCGCATATACCGGTTCAGCCATCTTCGATGGTGTTGCCGCGATCTGCATCGGCCTGTTAATGGGCGGATTGGCCTGGTTTCTTGCCGCCACAAACAGGAAATATCTGCTTAACCGCTCCGACGATGAAGTCAATAATGTGGCGATCCGCCTCTGGCAGGCAGATGATAAGGTTCAGCATATCGAGCGGGTCAACAGTATTGTACTATCTCCCGATGACACACTGCTGATGGCGGAGATCGAACTGCGCGAGGAGGCGATATTCTCCAACATGAGTGATGAGGAGATTCGTCAGGCAATCCGCTTTATGCGTAAACTTGGGGAGATTCGTCATGCGCTTGAGGAGGATGTCAGCCGTATTGCTCCTGTGACGCGTCATATCTTTATCGAGTTCACAACCCCGAAGGATAAACCTGATAATGAGTAG
- a CDS encoding DUF2155 domain-containing protein — translation MGRFNSVVLLLLVFAMGLLLTGCEQEKANQIEWQLPLEKKQDPHSGQVADAVPEWAALQRGEAEFVWLEKATARLHSSTVASGGVAEFSGWEIRLLGLATGLRTENRAFLNDGNVDNPAAFVVISRDGEIHYRGWLYQKFPELFGMDDPAWKVWLKGITLRPASQEAHN, via the coding sequence ATGGGGCGTTTCAACTCGGTTGTTCTGCTTCTTCTTGTTTTCGCTATGGGCCTGTTGTTAACGGGCTGTGAGCAGGAAAAGGCTAACCAGATCGAGTGGCAGCTGCCGCTGGAGAAAAAGCAGGATCCTCATTCCGGTCAGGTTGCGGATGCAGTGCCTGAATGGGCTGCTCTACAGCGTGGTGAAGCGGAGTTTGTCTGGCTTGAAAAGGCCACGGCCCGTCTTCACAGTTCGACGGTTGCTTCAGGCGGTGTGGCAGAATTTTCAGGCTGGGAAATCCGGCTGTTAGGTTTGGCCACGGGTCTCAGGACCGAAAATAGAGCTTTTCTGAACGATGGAAATGTGGATAATCCCGCCGCCTTCGTAGTGATCAGCCGGGATGGAGAGATTCACTACCGCGGCTGGCTCTATCAGAAATTTCCGGAGTTGTTCGGTATGGACGATCCGGCATGGAAAGTTTGGCTGAAAGGCATTACGCTTCGGCCCGCTTCGCAAGAGGCACACAATTAG
- a CDS encoding YecA family protein — translation MARKVQRNDPCPCGSGKKYKQCCLAKDSGAGASRSNRRRGVQIALGWINRAHEVEISNWVDKVWLKDLSPQQRQGISTAHPGIRSIHDVNLLEELVAEGKFDEIEGENSALKLILNADLGLDDEQKSYLSQLAERPLRLYRVSDVQTNKSFTIERHPDAGSEPITIEDSSASSIFDIDDIVGLRLMQSGDSWETSGSAYHIPIDYVDDLLTRLENAGEDEYSKTLVHYWLELVARHV, via the coding sequence GTGGCCCGTAAAGTTCAACGCAACGATCCCTGCCCCTGCGGCAGCGGAAAAAAATACAAGCAGTGCTGTTTGGCCAAAGATAGCGGCGCAGGAGCAAGCCGTTCCAACCGTCGCCGCGGCGTCCAGATTGCACTCGGCTGGATCAATCGCGCCCATGAGGTAGAGATTTCTAATTGGGTTGACAAGGTATGGCTGAAAGACCTGTCGCCACAGCAAAGACAGGGGATCAGCACCGCCCACCCTGGCATCCGTAGTATCCATGATGTAAACCTTCTTGAAGAGCTGGTCGCAGAAGGTAAGTTCGATGAAATCGAAGGCGAGAACAGCGCCTTGAAACTGATTCTGAATGCCGACCTTGGCCTGGATGATGAACAGAAAAGCTACCTCTCCCAGTTGGCAGAGCGCCCTCTGCGCCTCTATCGTGTCAGCGATGTGCAAACCAACAAGAGCTTTACAATAGAGCGGCACCCAGATGCTGGCTCTGAACCAATCACCATTGAAGACAGTTCTGCCAGCAGCATTTTCGATATCGATGATATCGTAGGCCTGCGACTGATGCAGTCTGGCGACAGCTGGGAAACTTCCGGATCGGCATATCACATTCCGATTGATTACGTTGATGATCTACTGACTCGTCTGGAAAATGCTGGCGAAGATGAATACAGTAAAACACTTGTTCACTACTGGCTGGAGCTTGTTGCCAGACACGTTTAA
- a CDS encoding DUF3426 domain-containing protein encodes MQITCPHCLKTYQIETEIGVDSVICSQCGSAFAPEPTQEHPDINPLTETTVEEAAPELTAPAHNPPHLWPWLITVLLIISAAGIWFQKDAWLDNRWLRSTLINIHLPIQTREKDWLIVPESVGMDWTTRDDSSRVLVVSGAIENLLDSSVPYPAIEVTFYSNTQPDQVLEKRLLPISEIPGTETITHAPFAMPDQLKRAAPLSRREFVLVIESVPESAGDIMLTPRLG; translated from the coding sequence ATGCAAATCACCTGTCCTCACTGCCTGAAAACTTACCAAATCGAGACTGAAATCGGGGTCGACAGCGTAATCTGCAGTCAGTGCGGATCCGCGTTCGCGCCTGAGCCGACCCAGGAGCACCCGGATATCAACCCGCTGACCGAAACTACCGTTGAAGAAGCGGCGCCTGAGCTCACTGCTCCGGCGCATAATCCACCCCATCTCTGGCCATGGCTGATTACAGTCCTGCTTATTATTTCAGCCGCAGGCATCTGGTTTCAGAAAGATGCATGGCTGGATAACAGATGGCTGCGCAGCACATTGATCAATATTCATCTTCCGATACAGACCAGAGAGAAGGATTGGCTGATCGTTCCTGAGAGTGTTGGCATGGATTGGACAACCCGTGATGATTCAAGCCGGGTTCTGGTTGTATCAGGCGCCATTGAAAACCTCTTGGATAGCAGTGTTCCCTACCCAGCGATTGAGGTTACCTTCTATTCGAACACTCAACCGGATCAGGTTCTGGAGAAAAGACTTCTTCCGATCAGTGAAATACCGGGCACCGAAACCATCACCCATGCCCCGTTTGCTATGCCGGACCAGTTGAAGCGTGCGGCACCGCTGAGCCGCAGGGAATTTGTTCTTGTAATCGAATCTGTGCCGGAATCCGCAGGTGATATCATGCTCACCCCGCGCCTGGGATAA
- the ispF gene encoding 2-C-methyl-D-erythritol 2,4-cyclodiphosphate synthase, with amino-acid sequence MDIRIGHGFDVHAFAKGRKLILGGVEVPYEMGLAGHSDADVLIHALCDALLGAAGMNDIGHHFPDSDMQYKDADSTLLLVHVMGLLREKGWGVGNVDITLMAQAPKLASYIGNMRARMAGLLQLEQDAVNIKATTTEKLGFVGRKEGIACEAVALIAKL; translated from the coding sequence TTGGATATTCGGATCGGACACGGTTTTGATGTGCATGCGTTTGCGAAAGGCCGGAAGCTGATACTTGGCGGTGTCGAGGTTCCTTATGAGATGGGGCTTGCAGGCCACTCTGATGCGGATGTGCTGATCCATGCACTGTGTGATGCCCTGCTGGGAGCCGCCGGTATGAATGATATCGGCCACCATTTTCCAGACAGTGATATGCAGTATAAGGATGCCGACAGCACGCTCCTGCTGGTCCATGTCATGGGGCTGCTCAGAGAGAAGGGGTGGGGTGTCGGAAATGTGGATATTACGCTGATGGCTCAGGCTCCCAAACTGGCCAGCTATATTGGGAATATGAGAGCGAGGATGGCTGGCCTGCTTCAGCTTGAGCAGGATGCAGTCAATATCAAAGCGACAACAACTGAGAAGCTCGGCTTTGTTGGGCGCAAAGAGGGTATTGCCTGCGAGGCTGTTGCCCTGATCGCAAAACTCTAA
- a CDS encoding c-type cytochrome gives MRYILTICIVAAIAIIGCKGEKEQATTSAPAVTTQSEISSEVSADAEGAVSEEELSIDVEGEAGTDSPAETAGIVTADSSTAETDALAADKAADKAAADKAAADKAAADKAAADKAAADKAAADKAAADKAAADKAAADKAAADKAAADKAAADKAAADKAAADKAAADKAAADKAAADKAAADKAAAASAGSATAGAGKVGKCKACHTFDSGGADKMGPNLFAIHGRSAGKAPGFKYGSDLQAATFVWDEQKLALWVCDSPSAIKSLTGNSGAKTKMSKQNKCGGDAQDIAAYLKSLK, from the coding sequence ATGAGATATATTTTAACAATTTGCATTGTTGCAGCCATAGCGATAATCGGCTGTAAAGGTGAAAAGGAGCAGGCTACAACATCTGCACCAGCGGTTACCACTCAGAGTGAGATCTCTTCAGAAGTTTCAGCTGACGCCGAGGGGGCGGTCTCAGAAGAGGAACTGTCCATAGATGTTGAGGGGGAGGCGGGTACAGATTCTCCTGCTGAAACAGCCGGGATCGTAACAGCCGATTCGAGCACTGCTGAAACCGATGCTCTGGCGGCAGATAAGGCAGCAGACAAGGCAGCAGCAGACAAGGCAGCAGCAGACAAGGCAGCGGCAGATAAGGCAGCGGCAGACAAGGCAGCGGCAGACAAGGCAGCAGCAGACAAGGCAGCAGCAGACAAGGCAGCGGCAGATAAGGCAGCGGCAGATAAGGCAGCGGCAGATAAGGCAGCAGCAGACAAGGCAGCGGCAGACAAGGCAGCGGCAGATAAGGCGGCGGCAGACAAGGCAGCAGCAGATAAGGCAGCAGCAGATAAGGCAGCAGCAGATAAGGCAGCAGCAGATAAGGCAGCAGCTGCAAGTGCGGGTAGTGCCACTGCAGGTGCCGGAAAGGTTGGCAAGTGCAAGGCATGTCACACCTTTGATTCCGGCGGGGCCGATAAGATGGGGCCAAACCTCTTCGCCATTCACGGCAGGAGTGCCGGTAAGGCTCCCGGTTTTAAATACGGAAGCGACCTTCAGGCAGCAACATTTGTCTGGGATGAGCAGAAACTCGCTTTGTGGGTTTGTGACTCACCATCTGCGATTAAGAGTCTGACCGGAAACAGCGGCGCAAAAACCAAGATGAGTAAACAGAACAAATGTGGTGGCGATGCGCAGGATATCGCTGCTTATTTGAAGTCACTCAAGTAG
- a CDS encoding cell division ATP-binding protein FtsE — translation MSHELPLIQMQQLMLRYPTGKVALSGVTLDIPQGQFVYLIGESGAGKSSLMKMLYGGVRPSSGQLSIQQIDMRQASEAKIRNIRQRTGIIFQDHKLLFSRTVFENVALPLRVQGWKTDRLIPRVRKVLEYVGLADRLWSYPEALSGGEQQRVAIARAMTANPTVILADEPTGNLDVDTASRVLDYLMDLNRQGTTVIMATHDLHLLESHPGRVIQLHAGSLARDSL, via the coding sequence ATGTCGCACGAATTACCCCTGATCCAGATGCAGCAGCTGATGTTACGTTACCCGACGGGCAAGGTAGCGCTTTCCGGCGTTACTCTGGATATTCCACAGGGCCAGTTTGTCTATTTGATCGGCGAAAGTGGTGCGGGAAAATCGTCATTGATGAAGATGCTCTACGGCGGTGTGCGTCCAAGTTCCGGTCAGCTTTCCATACAGCAGATTGATATGCGCCAGGCGAGTGAGGCCAAAATCCGAAACATCCGGCAACGCACCGGCATCATTTTCCAGGATCACAAGCTGCTCTTCTCGCGCACCGTATTCGAGAATGTGGCGTTACCGCTTCGTGTGCAGGGTTGGAAAACCGATCGTCTGATTCCGCGCGTGCGCAAAGTGCTGGAGTATGTCGGCCTTGCCGATCGTCTCTGGTCCTATCCGGAAGCGCTTTCTGGCGGCGAACAGCAGCGTGTGGCGATTGCCCGGGCAATGACTGCCAATCCCACCGTTATTCTGGCCGATGAGCCCACCGGAAACCTTGATGTTGATACCGCAAGCAGGGTACTCGACTATCTAATGGACCTTAACCGGCAGGGGACTACTGTCATTATGGCGACGCACGACCTGCATCTTCTTGAGTCACACCCCGGACGCGTTATTCAACTGCATGCCGGATCTCTGGCAAGGGATAGCCTGTGA
- a CDS encoding peroxiredoxin, translating to MSVLVGKQAPDFTAAAVMADGSINEGFSLSDYKGKYVVLFFYPLDFTFVCPSELIAFDHRIKEFEARGVQVIGCSIDSHFSHVAWRNTAVDAGGIGPVAYPLVADLSKTIAADYDVLIDNDSVVDEDGDAIHLLGGTIALRGSFLIDKDGVVQHQVVNNLPLGRNVDEMLRMIDALQFTEEHGEVCPAGWNKGDKGMVPDADGVASYLASEAGKL from the coding sequence ATGAGTGTACTGGTAGGCAAACAGGCCCCTGACTTTACTGCGGCTGCCGTGATGGCGGACGGTTCGATCAATGAGGGCTTCTCCCTCTCAGACTATAAAGGAAAGTATGTTGTCCTTTTCTTCTATCCGCTGGACTTCACCTTTGTGTGCCCATCCGAACTGATTGCATTCGATCATCGTATCAAGGAGTTCGAGGCGCGTGGTGTTCAGGTAATCGGTTGCTCGATCGATTCCCACTTCAGTCATGTGGCATGGCGCAATACTGCCGTTGATGCTGGCGGTATTGGTCCAGTGGCTTACCCGCTGGTTGCGGATCTCTCCAAAACCATCGCTGCCGACTATGATGTGCTGATCGATAACGATTCTGTTGTGGATGAAGATGGCGATGCCATTCACCTGCTGGGCGGCACCATTGCGCTGCGTGGCTCTTTCCTGATCGACAAGGATGGTGTGGTGCAGCATCAGGTAGTTAATAATCTGCCGCTGGGTCGCAATGTGGATGAGATGCTGCGCATGATTGATGCCCTGCAGTTCACCGAAGAGCACGGAGAAGTATGTCCTGCCGGTTGGAACAAGGGTGATAAAGGCATGGTTCCTGATGCGGACGGTGTTGCATCCTACCTCGCGTCCGAGGCAGGCAAGCTCTGA
- a CDS encoding acetate/propionate family kinase — translation MFETFETVVLVINTGSSSIKMALIDMPSEQMLAEGVAQRLGEADAELSWKIADEIQQFDLNCCTLEDAMQKMLDLLFGKVGKGLVTAVGHRVVHGGERFVAPTLLDDEVIAEIESLSHLAPLHNPSNLLGVREAMRYLPDVSHIAVFDTAFHYAMPKHASLYAVPYHWYSQYGVRRYGFHGTSHHYVAEAAAKCLGRPLGELRLITVHLGNGCSAAAVANGVSVDTTMGMTPLEGLVMGSRSGDVDPGLHEYMVRESGESLASVTDALNRQSGLLGISGLSNDMRTLLNAADSGNERAALAIEIFCYRLAKSLASLSVALGHVDAVVFTGGIGEHASVIREKTTEQLAFLSIKLDEERNSRHGRSSGGFITHPESSTPVLVVATSEEKMIARYVCKVVIQEDIAT, via the coding sequence GTGTTTGAAACGTTTGAAACAGTGGTTCTGGTCATCAATACTGGCAGCTCTTCCATCAAGATGGCGCTGATTGATATGCCGTCTGAACAGATGCTGGCCGAGGGTGTTGCCCAGCGTCTGGGTGAGGCCGATGCGGAGCTGAGCTGGAAGATTGCGGATGAAATACAGCAATTCGATCTCAATTGCTGCACTCTCGAAGATGCCATGCAGAAGATGCTTGATCTGCTGTTCGGCAAAGTGGGTAAGGGGCTTGTTACAGCCGTTGGCCACAGGGTGGTGCACGGTGGCGAACGGTTTGTTGCGCCGACACTTCTGGATGATGAAGTCATTGCCGAGATCGAATCCCTGTCGCATCTTGCCCCGTTGCATAACCCGTCAAACCTTCTGGGGGTTCGGGAGGCGATGCGCTATTTGCCGGATGTTTCCCATATCGCGGTTTTTGACACCGCCTTTCATTACGCCATGCCCAAACACGCAAGCCTTTATGCTGTGCCATACCACTGGTACAGCCAGTATGGGGTGCGCAGATACGGTTTTCATGGCACCAGCCATCACTATGTGGCCGAGGCGGCGGCGAAGTGCCTTGGTCGCCCGCTTGGCGAACTTCGCTTAATAACAGTTCACTTGGGGAATGGCTGCAGCGCGGCAGCGGTAGCCAATGGTGTAAGTGTCGATACCACGATGGGGATGACTCCGCTTGAGGGGCTTGTGATGGGCAGCCGCAGTGGTGACGTCGACCCGGGGCTGCACGAATATATGGTCAGAGAGAGCGGAGAATCACTGGCATCTGTTACCGATGCTCTGAATCGTCAGTCAGGGCTTTTGGGAATCTCTGGTCTTAGCAATGATATGCGCACACTGCTCAATGCAGCTGATTCGGGGAATGAACGGGCTGCTTTGGCAATTGAGATATTCTGCTATCGGCTGGCAAAATCTTTGGCCTCTCTTTCTGTTGCGCTTGGCCATGTCGATGCTGTTGTGTTTACAGGCGGTATCGGTGAGCACGCCAGTGTGATACGGGAAAAAACTACTGAGCAGCTTGCATTTCTCAGCATAAAACTCGATGAAGAGAGGAATAGCAGGCATGGCAGGAGTTCAGGCGGGTTTATCACGCATCCTGAGAGCTCCACGCCTGTTCTGGTTGTTGCAACCAGTGAAGAGAAGATGATTGCGCGCTATGTGTGCAAAGTTGTAATTCAAGAGGATATAGCCACATGA
- a CDS encoding HlyC/CorC family transporter gives MDIANLSIPLTVGILIFLLLLSAFFSGSETALTRARRVKLRVRQEHGDRGAQKAEKLLDHPERMLSTILLGNNFVNIAASALATALFVAKFGEAGILYATVAMTVVVLIFAEILPKTIAVAHAESIACRVAGPMHMTQTMLGPLVKILNMVISILKRLMRVPAKEDTPLTHKELASLIDMSAESGVLDQAREQMLNNSLTLHEVAVKALMTPRPNMHLLDGDLSVGKTLREVSKAPHSRYPVYLNEPDNLIGIVHLRDLLKLKHREIPLRDALIWKTPSYIPASKNALAQLFDFQANHQHMAVVVDEFGDIEGLLTLEDIIEEIVGEIHDESDLPPQLDMWPQPDGSIVVAATVALHDINQTLDSDLPEEGANTIGGLIVQLLGDVPEGRLCLAIADLNVEVLSFRGEWIRRVRLTKQQAGN, from the coding sequence ATGGACATTGCAAATCTCTCAATCCCCCTGACAGTTGGAATCCTCATATTCCTGCTGTTGCTCTCCGCATTTTTTTCTGGCTCTGAAACAGCGCTGACTCGCGCTCGCAGGGTTAAACTTCGCGTCCGCCAGGAGCATGGTGACAGGGGCGCACAGAAAGCCGAAAAACTGCTGGACCACCCCGAGCGCATGCTCTCCACGATTCTGCTGGGCAATAACTTCGTTAATATCGCCGCATCGGCACTGGCAACAGCCCTGTTTGTCGCCAAGTTCGGTGAAGCGGGCATCCTTTATGCAACTGTCGCCATGACCGTGGTCGTTCTGATTTTTGCCGAAATCCTTCCCAAAACGATCGCTGTAGCGCATGCGGAGAGCATTGCCTGCCGGGTTGCAGGCCCCATGCACATGACCCAGACCATGCTGGGGCCACTGGTGAAAATCCTGAACATGGTTATCAGCATCCTTAAACGTCTCATGCGTGTGCCTGCAAAAGAGGATACGCCACTCACCCACAAGGAGCTTGCCAGCCTGATCGATATGAGCGCCGAATCAGGCGTACTTGATCAGGCACGTGAGCAGATGCTCAACAACAGCCTTACGCTGCACGAGGTGGCGGTCAAAGCGCTGATGACTCCGCGGCCGAACATGCACTTGCTGGATGGCGACTTAAGCGTCGGGAAAACATTGAGGGAGGTTTCCAAAGCCCCCCACTCCCGCTATCCGGTATATCTCAACGAGCCGGACAATCTCATCGGCATTGTTCATCTGCGCGATCTGCTCAAGCTGAAGCACCGGGAGATCCCTTTGCGTGATGCCCTGATCTGGAAAACGCCCTCCTATATTCCGGCAAGCAAGAATGCACTGGCGCAGCTGTTCGATTTTCAGGCCAACCACCAGCACATGGCAGTTGTCGTGGATGAGTTCGGAGATATTGAAGGCCTGCTAACACTTGAGGATATCATTGAGGAGATCGTCGGAGAAATTCACGATGAATCTGACCTTCCACCCCAATTGGACATGTGGCCCCAACCGGATGGCAGCATCGTGGTTGCGGCAACAGTGGCACTGCACGATATAAATCAGACTCTGGATAGCGACCTGCCTGAAGAGGGTGCAAACACCATAGGCGGCCTGATCGTCCAGCTTCTCGGCGATGTTCCCGAAGGAAGGCTATGTCTGGCTATTGCCGACCTGAACGTTGAAGTGCTGAGCTTTCGCGGCGAATGGATACGGCGGGTCCGACTTACCAAGCAGCAGGCTGGCAACTAG